The Geothrix sp. genome has a window encoding:
- a CDS encoding YcxB family protein, giving the protein MQITAHYTLTPAEALRGTRTFKLLWYAVSVISGLVLILLGLVGTQASQGQQGFSIFMMLNGLLFVVLPEAVLRWARLRRGAQAYTPMEVRLDDDGLTLSTDSAEGSLPWAAFADIQRRSGFWIFRISRSQAVLVPERALGAPAGEDLEAFLRERKLLKR; this is encoded by the coding sequence ATGCAGATCACGGCCCACTACACCCTAACCCCCGCCGAGGCCCTGCGGGGCACCCGGACCTTCAAGCTGCTCTGGTACGCCGTGTCCGTGATCTCCGGCCTCGTCCTGATCCTGCTGGGTCTGGTGGGCACCCAGGCCTCCCAAGGCCAGCAGGGGTTCAGCATCTTCATGATGCTCAACGGCCTCCTCTTCGTCGTCCTTCCCGAAGCCGTCCTCCGCTGGGCCCGGCTGCGCCGGGGTGCCCAGGCCTACACGCCCATGGAAGTGAGGCTCGACGACGACGGCCTCACCCTGAGCACCGACTCCGCCGAGGGCAGCCTCCCCTGGGCCGCCTTTGCGGACATCCAGCGGCGCAGCGGGTTCTGGATCTTCCGCATCAGCCGGTCGCAGGCCGTCCTGGTGCCCGAGCGGGCCCTGGGGGCCCCCGCGGGCGAAGACCTGGAGGCCTTCCTGCGGGAACGGAAGCTGCTGAAGCGATGA
- a CDS encoding DNA-3-methyladenine glycosylase, translating to MRLQGPVDLAARALLGQRLVREGVTLRITEVEAYGGPGDSASHARHGRTPRNAPMWGPPGHAYLYFCYGMHWMLNVVTGPEGEPSAVLIRGAEVLEGLETVLARRRASQATAQLCAGPGKVAQALGLDGTFGGHDLLIPGGLELRPGPPPVRVLAGPRLGIAFATPGDQARPWRFADADSRAVLQRKALDPG from the coding sequence ATGAGGCTCCAGGGCCCCGTGGATCTTGCGGCCCGCGCCCTGCTGGGCCAACGGCTGGTGCGCGAGGGCGTCACGCTCCGCATCACGGAAGTCGAGGCCTACGGCGGGCCCGGAGACAGCGCCAGTCACGCGCGCCATGGCCGCACCCCCCGCAACGCGCCCATGTGGGGTCCGCCGGGACATGCCTACTTGTACTTCTGCTACGGCATGCACTGGATGCTGAATGTGGTGACCGGGCCCGAAGGCGAGCCTTCCGCCGTGCTCATCCGCGGCGCGGAAGTCCTTGAGGGGCTGGAGACGGTGCTGGCGCGGCGGCGCGCCAGCCAGGCCACGGCCCAGCTCTGCGCGGGGCCGGGCAAGGTCGCCCAAGCCCTGGGCCTCGACGGAACCTTCGGCGGCCACGACCTGCTGATCCCCGGCGGCCTGGAGCTGCGCCCGGGGCCGCCGCCGGTCCGGGTGCTCGCCGGCCCCCGCCTCGGCATCGCCTTCGCCACCCCCGGGGACCAGGCCCGCCCCTGGCGCTTCGCCGACGCGGACAGCC